A single region of the Shumkonia mesophila genome encodes:
- a CDS encoding glycosyltransferase family protein gives MRPHLLIFEPDPRGHTCEWIEHLLAAAPTCPERPILSLVVAADLAGLLGDAVARVPAGQVRVVALTDREQALCTHRRLSVSAFSRWWTMRRHLRRTGATGGVFLEFDHLSLPLALGLGTSRPVSGVLFRPSVHYGTFGPDRPTVKERLRDSRKEVLYRLMLANPALRAVLSLDPCFPEFAWQRYRHGEKVAALPDPAFPIPADSPAADPAFMADIPAGRTLFVLFGELTARKGVMPLIEALAMLPADVAGRIAVMIAGRLDPALRPAVQHAAAGLAVARPDIWFRLEDRRLPGEELARLVGRSDVILAPYQRFVGSSGILMWAARTHRPVICQDYGLLGHLTRRHGLGLTADTTDAGALAGAIALAARRGPAALGDPVRMAAFAASHTAEHFALTLLRAALRDPAQAIAHSLSPAPRIASK, from the coding sequence ATGCGGCCACATCTTCTCATCTTTGAACCCGATCCGCGCGGCCACACCTGCGAGTGGATCGAACACCTTCTCGCCGCGGCGCCGACCTGTCCGGAGCGGCCGATCCTCAGTCTCGTCGTCGCGGCCGATCTCGCCGGCCTGCTTGGCGACGCCGTGGCGCGGGTCCCCGCCGGCCAGGTGCGCGTCGTCGCGCTGACGGACCGCGAGCAGGCGCTGTGCACCCACCGCCGGCTGTCGGTCAGCGCGTTCTCCCGCTGGTGGACGATGCGCCGCCATCTGCGGCGGACCGGCGCGACCGGCGGCGTGTTCCTGGAGTTCGATCATCTCTCCCTGCCGCTGGCCCTTGGCCTTGGGACAAGCCGGCCGGTCTCCGGCGTCCTCTTCCGCCCCTCCGTCCACTACGGCACCTTCGGCCCCGATCGGCCGACCGTGAAGGAACGGCTGCGCGACAGCCGCAAGGAGGTGCTCTATCGGCTGATGCTGGCCAATCCGGCGCTGCGCGCCGTGCTTTCGCTCGATCCCTGCTTTCCCGAGTTCGCCTGGCAGCGCTACCGCCACGGCGAGAAGGTCGCCGCCTTGCCCGACCCGGCGTTTCCCATCCCCGCCGACTCCCCGGCGGCGGACCCGGCGTTCATGGCCGACATCCCCGCCGGGCGTACGCTTTTCGTCCTTTTCGGCGAACTGACGGCGCGCAAGGGCGTCATGCCGTTGATCGAGGCCCTGGCGATGCTGCCGGCCGACGTCGCCGGGCGGATTGCCGTCATGATCGCCGGCCGGCTCGACCCCGCCCTGCGCCCGGCCGTGCAACACGCCGCCGCCGGGCTGGCCGTGGCGCGGCCGGACATCTGGTTCCGTCTGGAGGACCGGCGGCTTCCCGGAGAGGAACTCGCCCGGCTGGTCGGGCGCAGCGACGTCATCCTCGCCCCCTATCAGCGGTTCGTGGGATCGAGCGGCATCCTGATGTGGGCGGCCAGGACGCATCGCCCGGTCATCTGCCAGGACTATGGCCTTCTCGGCCATCTGACGCGCCGGCACGGGCTCGGCCTGACGGCCGACACCACGGACGCCGGGGCCCTTGCCGGCGCCATCGCGCTGGCCGCCCGGCGCGGACCGGCGGCGCTGGGCGATCCCGTCCGGATGGCCGCCTTCGCCGCCTCGCATACCGCCGAGCATTTCGCACTGACGCTTCTGCGCGCCGCACTCCGGGACCCTGCGCAGGCGATAGCCCATTCGCTATCGCCGGCGCCCCGGATTGCCTCGAAATGA
- a CDS encoding GumC family protein: MREIRQIPSGSSLPDTQWQPPYYDAAPPPDPSQEDTWDVVRKIWRRKWLVMGITFGFIVAGAGTAMVMTPRYSAEVRVLIGLPDPNVANIEAVLRTILPNSETTQSEAYVISSREVARKVAYRLALDKSPEFNPALQPKEGWWHAVSPSRLLKELVALIAPKRNDSAAVPTADSAPMTEEQRLEEHIEAALLNRIEVTPLNRSHVLGISAESQEPVTAARIANTFADVYIEQQLMRKQRATDRANAWLQTRIGELQQTAHESDRAVEQYRRENGLYETKSDTVIAQQMGTLNADLVAAENAKADAQVRLAQATPRLNNPGDVDSLPSVLQSPLIATLRGQQAELERQAAELSSTYTSKHPKVRDIRAQIKDNTSKIKEEIERIVRGLRHEAKMADDRYTRITARMEQLKRQMGQSNDMTVKLRELEREAQANRTMLQTLMQRSKETVDQREIQTSNAEIISYATVPRNPSFPPVTLILVMATLVGAGTGILLALLLENLDRTFRTAEEVEEYTGLPSLALVPIVRGRSKAPGHVVKKPYSTFTGSLRMLNARLSLANENSAAPGGVMMFTSALPGEGKTRISSSFAQLMATEGQRVILLDLDWKRPNLHRMFNQPPGAGLADLLNGDITPEQAVYHDPASGAHVMFAGNVGRFPGYVAWIERLRMLLYTLSRHYDLIVLDTSPALLAPEVLHLARLVDRTVLVVKWASTPRRAVSSEIRNLYSVGGRIAGVVLSQVNPRRYRKYGYDDAGYLNPRHLVHTAG, from the coding sequence ATGCGAGAGATACGCCAAATCCCTTCCGGCTCTTCCCTGCCGGATACGCAGTGGCAACCGCCCTATTACGACGCGGCCCCCCCGCCCGACCCATCCCAGGAAGACACCTGGGACGTCGTACGCAAGATATGGCGCCGCAAATGGCTGGTCATGGGCATTACATTCGGCTTCATCGTCGCCGGGGCCGGAACCGCCATGGTCATGACGCCGCGCTACTCCGCGGAAGTCCGGGTCCTGATCGGCCTGCCCGATCCGAACGTCGCCAACATCGAGGCGGTCCTCAGAACCATCCTGCCCAACAGCGAGACGACGCAGAGCGAGGCCTATGTCATCTCGTCGCGCGAAGTGGCGCGAAAGGTGGCCTATCGTCTGGCCCTCGACAAGTCGCCGGAATTCAACCCGGCCCTTCAGCCCAAGGAGGGGTGGTGGCACGCCGTTTCGCCTTCCCGGCTGTTGAAAGAGCTGGTCGCGCTGATCGCACCCAAGCGGAACGACAGCGCCGCCGTGCCGACGGCGGATTCCGCCCCGATGACCGAGGAGCAGCGTCTGGAGGAGCATATCGAGGCCGCCCTGCTCAACCGGATCGAGGTGACGCCGCTCAACCGTTCGCACGTCCTCGGCATTTCGGCCGAATCCCAGGAACCGGTCACGGCGGCGCGCATCGCCAACACCTTCGCCGACGTCTACATCGAACAGCAACTGATGCGCAAACAGCGGGCGACCGATCGCGCCAATGCGTGGCTGCAGACGCGGATCGGCGAGTTGCAGCAGACGGCCCACGAGTCCGACCGGGCGGTGGAACAGTACCGGCGCGAGAACGGGCTTTATGAAACCAAGTCCGACACCGTGATCGCCCAACAGATGGGCACCTTGAACGCGGACCTCGTCGCCGCGGAGAACGCCAAGGCCGACGCCCAGGTCCGCCTTGCCCAGGCGACACCGCGGCTGAACAACCCGGGCGACGTGGACAGCCTGCCTTCCGTGCTCCAATCGCCCCTGATCGCGACCCTGCGCGGCCAGCAGGCCGAGCTGGAAAGGCAGGCCGCGGAGCTGTCCTCCACCTATACCAGCAAGCACCCGAAGGTCCGCGACATCCGCGCCCAGATCAAAGACAACACGTCCAAGATCAAAGAGGAGATCGAAAGGATCGTGCGCGGCCTGCGCCATGAGGCGAAGATGGCCGACGACCGCTACACGCGCATCACGGCGCGCATGGAGCAGCTCAAGCGGCAGATGGGCCAGTCCAACGACATGACGGTCAAGCTGCGCGAGCTGGAGCGCGAGGCCCAGGCCAACCGCACCATGCTCCAGACCCTGATGCAGCGTTCCAAGGAAACGGTCGATCAGCGCGAGATCCAGACATCGAACGCCGAGATCATTTCCTATGCAACGGTGCCGCGCAATCCCAGCTTCCCGCCCGTCACCTTGATCCTGGTGATGGCCACCCTGGTCGGCGCCGGCACCGGCATCCTGTTGGCGCTGCTGCTGGAAAATCTCGACCGCACCTTTCGCACGGCGGAGGAGGTGGAGGAGTACACCGGCCTGCCCTCGCTCGCCCTGGTCCCGATCGTAAGGGGCCGCAGCAAGGCCCCGGGACACGTCGTCAAGAAGCCCTATTCGACGTTTACCGGCTCGCTCAGGATGCTGAACGCCCGGCTGTCGCTGGCAAACGAGAATTCGGCGGCGCCCGGCGGCGTCATGATGTTCACCTCGGCCCTGCCCGGAGAGGGGAAAACGCGGATCAGCAGCTCGTTCGCCCAGCTCATGGCGACCGAGGGGCAGCGCGTCATCCTGCTCGATCTCGACTGGAAGCGGCCCAACCTGCACCGCATGTTCAACCAGCCGCCGGGAGCCGGCCTCGCCGATCTCCTGAACGGCGACATCACGCCCGAACAGGCGGTCTATCACGATCCGGCCTCCGGCGCCCACGTGATGTTCGCCGGCAACGTCGGCCGCTTTCCGGGATACGTCGCCTGGATCGAACGGCTGCGCATGTTGCTCTACACGCTGTCCCGGCACTACGACCTGATCGTCCTCGACACGTCTCCCGCCCTGCTGGCGCCGGAGGTGCTGCATCTCGCCCGGCTCGTCGACAGGACGGTGCTGGTCGTCAAGTGGGCGAGCACGCCAAGAAGGGCGGTTTCCAGCGAAATCCGCAACCTCTACAGCGTCGGGGGACGCATCGCCGGCGTCGTCCTCTCGCAGGTCAATCCGCGGCGGTACCGGAAATACGGCTACGACGACGCCGGGTATCTCAACCCCCGGCATCTCGTCCATACTGCGGGCTGA
- a CDS encoding undecaprenyl-phosphate glucose phosphotransferase: MAQNGLLLSRLYRFGRRSGSDRQPGGQIVHPSRPYSLAMICSLMLPLDLLALATSAAVAYALWLVGDPYSLWTEYGLITAFGTLLAVNLFYLTGLYRPDILKQPGGAIRRTAACWLAVAAALVAIGFLTKTSEDYSRLWALSWFGISLVTLVGLRWLFFVQAARWTAQGKLRRTVAIVGAGPLATRLAEHFSANPADGILVAGVFSDENRPASPSSRVPARRGGNLVDLLARVRRGTIDTVVIALPKFSERRLQRILLQLAETPVDIRLCPGPAALRLMQGGISHYANIPMFNVANRPFADWRYAAKEIEDRLLASFILLMIAPLLLVIAGLIRLDSPGPVLFRQKRYGYNNQLIEVFKFRTMYHERQDLRGDQLTQRDDPRVTPIGRLLRRWSLDELPQFLNVLRGEMSIVGPRPHAVSAKAAGLLYQDAVSQYRARHRVKPGITGWAQINGWRGPTDTVRQIQKRVEHDLYYIENWSLWLDFKIILLTPFKGLIGHNAY, encoded by the coding sequence ATGGCCCAGAACGGTTTGCTGTTGTCGCGCCTGTATCGATTCGGTCGCCGCAGTGGCAGCGATCGCCAACCGGGCGGACAGATCGTTCATCCGTCCCGACCCTATTCGCTGGCGATGATTTGCAGCCTCATGCTGCCGCTGGACCTCCTGGCGCTCGCGACAAGTGCGGCCGTGGCCTATGCCCTTTGGCTGGTCGGCGATCCGTATTCGCTGTGGACGGAGTATGGGCTGATCACCGCCTTCGGCACCCTGCTGGCGGTCAACCTTTTCTATCTGACGGGCCTCTACCGGCCCGACATCCTGAAACAGCCGGGAGGGGCCATCCGCCGGACCGCGGCCTGCTGGCTGGCCGTCGCCGCGGCCCTGGTGGCCATCGGCTTCCTGACCAAGACCTCGGAAGACTATTCGCGGCTGTGGGCGCTGTCCTGGTTCGGGATCTCGCTGGTCACCCTGGTCGGCCTGCGCTGGCTGTTCTTCGTCCAGGCCGCGCGCTGGACCGCCCAGGGGAAACTGCGGCGGACCGTCGCCATCGTCGGAGCCGGGCCGCTAGCCACCCGTCTGGCCGAGCATTTCTCCGCCAACCCGGCGGACGGCATCCTGGTCGCCGGTGTTTTCTCCGACGAAAACCGGCCGGCGTCGCCCTCCAGCCGGGTGCCCGCCCGCCGTGGCGGCAACCTGGTGGATCTGCTCGCCCGCGTCCGCCGCGGGACCATCGATACCGTGGTCATCGCGTTGCCGAAGTTTTCCGAGCGGCGCCTGCAACGCATCCTCCTTCAACTGGCCGAGACGCCGGTCGACATCCGGCTCTGCCCCGGACCGGCCGCCCTGCGCCTTATGCAGGGGGGCATTTCGCACTACGCCAACATTCCCATGTTCAACGTGGCGAACCGGCCGTTCGCCGATTGGCGGTATGCCGCCAAGGAGATCGAGGACCGCCTGCTGGCGTCCTTCATCCTGCTGATGATCGCGCCGCTGCTGCTGGTGATCGCCGGCCTGATCCGGCTCGACAGCCCGGGGCCGGTCCTCTTCCGCCAGAAGCGGTACGGCTACAACAACCAGCTGATCGAGGTCTTCAAGTTCCGCACCATGTACCACGAGCGCCAGGACCTGCGCGGCGACCAGTTGACCCAGCGCGACGATCCGCGCGTCACGCCGATCGGCCGGCTGCTCAGGCGGTGGAGCCTGGATGAGCTGCCGCAGTTCCTCAACGTGCTGCGCGGCGAGATGTCGATCGTCGGTCCCCGGCCGCATGCCGTTTCCGCCAAGGCCGCGGGGCTGCTCTATCAGGACGCCGTCTCGCAGTACCGGGCGCGGCACCGGGTCAAGCCGGGGATCACCGGCTGGGCCCAGATCAACGGCTGGCGGGGGCCGACCGATACCGTGCGCCAGATCCAGAAGCGCGTCGAGCACGACCTGTACTACATCGAGAACTGGTCCCTGTGGCTGGACTTCAAGATCATCCTGCTGACACCTTTCAAGGGGCTGATCGGCCATAATGCCTACTGA
- a CDS encoding glycosyltransferase family 4 protein: protein MRILHISTSDTRGGAARGSYWLHQALCEAGVDSLMLVGRKYSDDERVIPLNGVTARVRERVRDSLDQLPLRGYRKTDESFWTVGWVPRGLGRSVTDLRPDLVHLHWMGGGFMPISALSSLPGPLVWTLRDMWAFTGGCHYTGGCTGYRTECGRCPQLGSSRENDLSRVMLRHKGKAWADLNLWLVPISNWLADCAKRSRLFADVPSRVIPNGVDTRRFWPIPAAEARAAWGLAPDKRYILFGAVGALSDERKGFGQLVEAADILAAACWTSRAEMLVFGDLAPNLSPPLGLKTRFLGPINDDERLAQLYAAADVMVVPSLQEAFGKTLIEAMACGTPVVAFASGGPVDIVTHRENGYLARPFEVADLAHGIAWCLESPGRTEELGRRARRRVEEDFDMSVVVRHYHDLYSSILARAA from the coding sequence ATGAGAATTTTGCATATCAGCACGAGCGACACCCGGGGCGGCGCCGCTCGGGGCTCCTACTGGCTTCACCAGGCGTTGTGCGAGGCGGGTGTCGACTCGCTGATGCTGGTCGGGCGCAAGTACAGCGACGACGAACGGGTCATCCCCCTGAACGGCGTCACGGCCCGCGTACGCGAGCGGGTCCGCGACTCCCTCGACCAGTTGCCGCTGCGCGGCTATCGCAAGACCGACGAGTCGTTCTGGACGGTCGGCTGGGTGCCGCGCGGGCTGGGCCGGTCTGTCACGGACCTGCGGCCGGACCTCGTGCATCTGCATTGGATGGGAGGCGGCTTCATGCCGATCAGCGCGCTGAGCAGCCTTCCCGGCCCGTTGGTGTGGACCCTGCGGGACATGTGGGCCTTCACCGGGGGATGCCACTACACCGGGGGCTGCACCGGCTACCGGACGGAATGCGGCCGCTGTCCGCAACTGGGCTCCAGCCGCGAGAACGACCTCAGCCGCGTCATGTTGCGCCACAAAGGCAAGGCGTGGGCCGATCTCAATCTCTGGCTGGTTCCCATCAGCAACTGGCTGGCCGATTGCGCCAAGCGCAGCCGCCTCTTTGCCGACGTGCCGTCGCGGGTGATCCCCAACGGCGTCGACACGCGGCGTTTCTGGCCGATCCCGGCCGCCGAGGCACGCGCCGCCTGGGGGCTGGCTCCGGACAAGCGCTATATTCTTTTTGGCGCGGTCGGGGCGTTGAGCGACGAACGCAAGGGATTCGGCCAGTTGGTCGAGGCGGCCGACATCCTGGCCGCGGCGTGCTGGACGAGCCGGGCCGAGATGCTCGTCTTCGGCGATCTGGCGCCAAACCTGTCGCCTCCGCTCGGCCTGAAGACTCGTTTCCTCGGGCCCATCAACGACGACGAGCGGCTGGCCCAGTTGTATGCCGCAGCCGACGTCATGGTGGTCCCCTCGCTGCAGGAGGCCTTCGGCAAGACCCTGATCGAGGCCATGGCCTGCGGGACGCCGGTCGTCGCCTTCGCCAGCGGCGGGCCGGTGGATATCGTGACGCACCGGGAAAACGGCTATCTCGCCCGCCCCTTCGAGGTGGCCGATCTGGCGCACGGCATCGCCTGGTGCCTGGAATCGCCGGGCCGCACCGAGGAATTGGGCCGACGGGCCCGCCGCCGCGTCGAGGAGGACTTCGACATGAGCGTCGTCGTGCGACATTACCACGATCTCTACAGTTCGATTCTGGCACGGGCGGCATGA
- a CDS encoding glycosyltransferase family 4 protein — protein MPTDLRTAPGNGKTVHCLWLTWTDPQPEHDGQRIYSGRLIDALANAGAAVDVLCYVSEGSRRRHGTVEGRVSWWPAPRASRPGWASLFSPLPNLAYRADSAPMRQALRRAAAERVWDAVVLDGLWAGWALPLLANLRGPGGHPPHVAYVAHNHEESTRTRVATDYRGNPVMKAALRLDSAKVRRLERRMVDRADLVTAITPDDAERFIERRPDKRVIVLPPGYAGQRIPRRLITADHPRRAIVVGSFDWLAKRMNLERFLAVADPLFAASGTELHIVGNGDPAFIDHLRRRYTAARFVGAVPTIEPHLAEARIAVVPELTGGGFKLKVLDYVFNRLPIAAIAGSVTGVPLRAPESLLDFPSLEALARGVVAAIDDLPLLNSIQDRAYAACADQFEWRKRGERLLAYTASP, from the coding sequence ATGCCTACTGACCTGCGGACCGCGCCCGGCAACGGGAAGACCGTGCACTGTTTATGGCTCACATGGACCGACCCGCAGCCGGAACATGACGGCCAGCGCATCTATTCGGGCCGCCTGATCGATGCGCTGGCCAACGCCGGGGCCGCTGTCGACGTGCTGTGCTATGTCAGCGAGGGATCGCGAAGACGACACGGCACGGTGGAAGGGCGGGTCTCATGGTGGCCGGCCCCCCGCGCCTCGCGGCCCGGGTGGGCCAGTTTGTTTTCGCCCCTGCCCAATCTGGCCTACCGGGCCGATTCCGCCCCCATGCGCCAGGCCCTTCGGCGGGCGGCGGCCGAGCGGGTATGGGACGCCGTGGTCCTGGACGGGCTGTGGGCGGGCTGGGCGCTGCCCCTGCTGGCGAACCTGCGCGGGCCCGGCGGCCATCCGCCGCACGTCGCCTACGTTGCCCACAATCACGAGGAAAGCACCCGGACCAGGGTCGCCACCGACTATCGGGGGAACCCCGTCATGAAGGCCGCCCTGCGTCTCGACTCGGCCAAGGTCCGGCGGCTGGAGCGGCGCATGGTCGACCGCGCCGACCTGGTCACGGCCATAACGCCCGACGACGCCGAGCGGTTCATCGAGCGGCGCCCGGACAAGCGCGTCATCGTGCTGCCCCCGGGATATGCCGGGCAGCGCATTCCCAGGCGGCTGATCACAGCCGACCATCCCCGGCGGGCCATCGTCGTTGGCAGCTTCGACTGGCTGGCCAAGCGCATGAACCTGGAGCGGTTCCTGGCCGTCGCCGATCCCCTGTTCGCGGCAAGCGGAACCGAACTGCACATCGTCGGAAACGGCGATCCCGCCTTCATCGATCATCTGCGCCGGCGGTACACGGCGGCCCGCTTCGTCGGCGCCGTGCCGACGATCGAACCCCATCTGGCCGAGGCCCGCATCGCAGTGGTTCCCGAACTCACCGGCGGCGGCTTCAAGCTGAAGGTCCTGGACTACGTCTTCAACCGGCTGCCGATCGCCGCCATCGCCGGTTCGGTTACCGGCGTGCCGCTGCGTGCGCCCGAATCCCTCCTCGACTTCCCAAGCCTGGAGGCCCTCGCTCGCGGCGTGGTGGCGGCCATCGACGACCTGCCCCTCCTCAACAGCATTCAGGACCGGGCCTATGCGGCGTGCGCCGATCAATTCGAGTGGCGCAAGCGTGGCGAGCGGCTTCTGGCATATACGGCATCCCCATGA
- a CDS encoding glycosyltransferase → MTRERRPTSLFVTQHYWPEALGSAPYCTDIAGCLAAHGVPVTVFTCRPHYPEGVVPPDYAGGSHDRERLNGVHVERVTPWLPRRRNALGRIFAEMVFLLKGTAALASGRIRRTDLVVSLCPSILTVLLGVLATRRGGRHIAVVHDIQSGLASGLGMVGAGPLVKLMRWAERVVLNRATVVLVLSENMRRRLRAQGVKAPIDLLPIWVDTKAIAPREKADTEAVNVLYSGNFGKKQALPQIVAMAAFLEERGSDVRITLRGAGGEAARLAEDVARRGLRNVRFAPLVPADALVEGLAEGDIHLVPQNGDAADFAVPSKVYTIMAAGRPFVASARPGSMLWQLMDESRALLCVPAGDANALADAVQRLAQDPALRRELGRNGRNYAMTRHDKAIVLQRFLTIAEGGASERIGRGEHAATSSHL, encoded by the coding sequence ATGACCCGCGAACGCCGCCCGACATCGCTGTTCGTGACGCAGCACTACTGGCCGGAGGCGCTCGGTTCCGCCCCCTATTGCACCGACATCGCCGGCTGCCTGGCCGCGCATGGCGTGCCGGTCACCGTCTTTACCTGCCGGCCGCACTATCCGGAGGGGGTGGTGCCGCCGGACTACGCCGGCGGAAGCCACGACCGGGAACGCCTGAACGGCGTGCACGTCGAACGGGTGACTCCCTGGCTGCCGCGCCGCCGCAACGCCCTTGGGCGCATCTTCGCGGAGATGGTCTTCCTGCTGAAGGGTACGGCGGCCCTGGCGAGCGGCCGCATCCGCCGGACGGATCTGGTGGTCTCGCTCTGCCCGTCGATCCTGACGGTCCTGCTGGGCGTGCTGGCGACCCGGCGGGGCGGCCGCCATATCGCCGTCGTCCACGACATCCAATCGGGTCTGGCGTCGGGCCTCGGCATGGTCGGGGCCGGCCCGCTGGTGAAGCTCATGCGGTGGGCGGAGCGGGTCGTGCTCAACCGCGCGACGGTGGTCCTGGTCCTGTCGGAGAACATGCGCCGGCGTCTTCGGGCGCAAGGGGTGAAGGCGCCCATCGACCTGCTGCCCATCTGGGTCGACACCAAGGCGATCGCGCCCCGCGAAAAAGCCGACACCGAAGCGGTGAACGTGCTCTACAGCGGCAACTTCGGCAAAAAGCAGGCTCTGCCCCAGATCGTGGCGATGGCCGCCTTTCTGGAGGAGCGGGGCAGCGATGTGCGCATCACCCTGCGCGGAGCCGGCGGCGAGGCGGCCCGGCTGGCCGAGGATGTGGCGCGGCGGGGCCTTCGCAACGTGCGGTTCGCGCCCCTCGTCCCGGCGGACGCCCTGGTCGAGGGCTTGGCCGAAGGGGACATCCATCTGGTCCCGCAGAACGGCGACGCCGCCGACTTCGCGGTGCCGTCCAAGGTGTACACGATCATGGCGGCCGGGCGGCCGTTCGTGGCCAGCGCGCGGCCGGGAAGCATGTTGTGGCAGCTGATGGACGAGTCGCGGGCCCTGCTGTGCGTTCCGGCTGGCGACGCGAACGCCCTGGCGGACGCCGTGCAACGCCTGGCCCAGGACCCCGCGCTTCGCCGCGAATTGGGCCGCAACGGCCGCAACTACGCGATGACGCGCCACGACAAGGCGATCGTTCTGCAACGCTTCCTGACCATCGCTGAGGGCGGCGCGTCCGAAAGGATCGGCCGGGGCGAACATGCGGCCACATCTTCTCATCTTTGA
- a CDS encoding polysaccharide biosynthesis/export family protein, which yields MDVAAPTPVSAQEYQLGAGDKVRVHVFGDETLSGEYQVDGRGAFTFPLIGAINAGGLTSTQLESTLETKLKEYMRTPNVSVEILNYRPFYIVGEIRKPGSYPYVDGMTVVNAVAIAGGFTYRAREGEFYIQRKPSGQIDARPATPVLPGDVIIVRERFF from the coding sequence ATGGACGTCGCCGCCCCCACCCCCGTCTCCGCGCAGGAATATCAGTTGGGCGCCGGCGACAAGGTGCGCGTTCACGTCTTTGGCGACGAGACGCTCTCCGGGGAATACCAGGTCGATGGCCGGGGCGCCTTCACCTTTCCGCTGATCGGTGCCATCAACGCCGGCGGCCTGACGTCGACGCAGCTGGAATCCACCCTGGAAACCAAGCTCAAGGAATACATGCGGACCCCCAACGTCAGCGTCGAGATCCTGAACTACAGGCCATTCTACATCGTCGGCGAGATCAGGAAGCCGGGCAGTTACCCGTATGTGGACGGCATGACCGTCGTCAATGCCGTCGCCATCGCCGGCGGGTTCACCTACCGGGCCCGCGAAGGCGAGTTCTACATCCAGCGCAAACCCAGCGGCCAGATCGACGCGCGTCCCGCAACCCCCGTGCTGCCCGGTGACGTGATCATCGTGCGCGAAAGATTTTTCTGA
- the galE gene encoding UDP-glucose 4-epimerase GalE produces MPGTILVTGGAGYIGSHVCKALARAGYLPVVYDDLSNGHREAVRWGPLEVGGLEDESRLAACIAKHDPEGVIHLAGFIAAGESVVAPAKFYRNNLCGFLTLLDGMRRHGIERIVFSSTAAVYGAPQSVPIKETAPVRPVNPYGHSKAMCEQILQDYAVAYGIRSISLRYFNAAGADPDGELGECHEPETHLIPLVLEAAAGLRNGIDVYGDGYPTRDGTCVRDYIHVADLATAHVLALRKMEAAAVVAAYNLGNGQGFTVLEVIGAAEHATGCPIPTRRHPPRAGDPPVLLADATLAKAELGWTPTFGALETQLEHAWKWLCRRHPVAAPSRSPSPIAGVTTD; encoded by the coding sequence ATGCCCGGAACCATCCTCGTCACCGGCGGCGCCGGGTACATCGGCAGCCATGTCTGCAAGGCCCTGGCGCGGGCAGGCTACCTGCCGGTCGTCTATGACGATCTTTCAAACGGCCATCGCGAAGCCGTCCGCTGGGGCCCGCTCGAGGTCGGCGGCCTGGAGGACGAGAGCCGCCTGGCTGCGTGCATTGCCAAGCACGACCCCGAAGGAGTCATCCACTTGGCCGGCTTCATCGCCGCCGGCGAATCCGTGGTGGCGCCCGCCAAGTTCTACCGGAACAACCTTTGCGGTTTTCTGACGTTGCTCGACGGCATGCGCCGGCACGGTATCGAGCGCATCGTCTTTTCCTCGACGGCCGCCGTTTACGGGGCGCCGCAAAGCGTGCCGATCAAGGAAACCGCCCCGGTCCGGCCGGTCAACCCCTATGGCCATTCGAAGGCCATGTGCGAACAGATCCTGCAGGACTATGCCGTGGCTTACGGCATCCGGTCGATCTCGCTGCGCTACTTCAACGCGGCGGGGGCCGACCCGGACGGCGAACTGGGCGAGTGCCACGAACCGGAAACCCACCTGATCCCGCTCGTGCTGGAAGCGGCCGCCGGCCTTCGCAACGGCATCGACGTCTATGGCGACGGCTACCCCACCCGCGACGGAACGTGCGTTCGCGACTACATCCACGTGGCCGACCTGGCGACGGCCCACGTTCTGGCGCTCCGCAAGATGGAAGCCGCCGCCGTCGTCGCCGCCTACAACCTGGGAAACGGCCAGGGTTTCACGGTATTGGAGGTGATCGGCGCGGCGGAACACGCGACCGGCTGCCCGATTCCGACGCGCCGGCATCCGCCTCGCGCCGGCGATCCACCGGTTCTGCTGGCCGACGCCACACTGGCCAAGGCCGAGCTCGGCTGGACCCCCACCTTCGGGGCGCTTGAAACCCAACTGGAGCACGCCTGGAAATGGCTGTGTCGGCGCCATCCCGTCGCGGCGCCGTCACGGTCGCCCTCGCCCATCGCCGGAGTGACCACCGATTGA